Genomic window (Shewanella psychropiezotolerans):
TTTGACTCATTAACATTGAGGCGATAGATCTTACCGTTACTATTATTGCTCAGGTAAAGCACACCGTCGGGGTCGAAGAACTGCGCGCCAAAGGTGAATTTTGAACCCGTTGAGACGACCACCACCCCCAGGTTTGTGGCGGAGGCGTCAAACGGGTCGATGCGAAGCAGGCTGGCATTATAGCCATTAGTGACGGCGTAGATATATCCATCGCTTGGATGGAAGGCAAAGTCGGTGATGTTATAGGTCGCGTTAGCTGTACTTCCGGCAACGAGTGTCATTGGATAGTTGTTTGGGTCATCTAAGGGGATTTTAAATAGACCCTTATTTTTTCTATATCCATACCAGGCATTTTCATTGATGGCGATGTCACCGACAAAGAAGTTTCCCGCAGCAGATGCGTCGGCATCTTTAATAATGGTGAGTGGGGTGATCACATAGTCATCACCGGTTTTACCTAAGGTGCTGGCTTCATAGTCCCAGCCATAGATATAGTTATCGTGATAATTAAATCCCACACCGTTATAGGAAGCAAGGCGATTCATGTCGTCTGAAAGTATCACATAGCTACCCGTTGCCAATTCGACACCGTATGCAATGGGAACAGAAGAAGGCGTTTGTATGATGAATGCCTGAGTCGGACATGACTCAAACTCAGCTGCAATGCCATCATTGGCAAAGGTAGATAAGATAGTAAAGAGAATGAGAGGAGAGAGATATTTCATAGTTAGTCCCTATATGAAACGGATTTTACTATGAACTGCATGAGATGTGCCATTTTGTAATAATTTGATTTTTATGGCATTTGTGTTTTTTTTCATTTCAGCTCGCAATTTGCGATTCAAATTGCACCACTTAAAAAGTGGCCTTCAGAGGGGAAATGTAACTTCTATGAAGAGTCGTCATTACATGCTGGAAAATGAAGCCGGCGGCCGTCCCATGCTTATTATTATCGATAGTGCTTGTTAGTTAACTCGACGTTGACGGTGCATGCTCTCCATATATTTCAGCCAACTCGTATTCATCCATAACTTATTCATAAGTGAGTTCCCAAGCAAGTGCACAAATAAGTATTACCTTACTTAATGTAAGGACTTACCTTAAGCTTCATTAGTGTTTTTTCCTCTTCCTTAGTGAAAAGCTGACGATGCTCTACTAAGCTCTGTGAGTACTACTATGTAGTTGCTTATTATCACAGGTCAGGGAGAGACACATGTCGGCTAGTGTTCGTTCGCCACACCGATTCATCACCTATTTAGCGTTTGTTATCACACTATTTTTTGTCTTGGCTGTATCAGCTAGTGCTCATGCCGCCGATAAAAAAGTGATCAAGGCACTGTATATTCCTCTTGCAGATCATTATGCATCGATCGTGGCCTATGAGCGCTATCGCGAAGAGATGAAGTACGCCGATTATCAGATAGAGCAGATGAAAAACTGGGATCTATTACGGGCGTATTTCCAATCCGGTGAGGTCGACATGGCCTATGTGATGAGCCCATTAGCGATGGATATGTTTAGCGAAAAACCGCATTTCAGGTGGATAGGCTTGATGCACAGGGATGGAAACGCATTGGCAATTAACGACCTGCTAAATGAGCAGGTCAAGCTTCCCGCTGTGAGGCATGAAAGAAAGCCCGATGACAAGGTTGCCAAGGCATTGAAGCAAGTATTTGAGTCGACAGGCCGCGCAACCGAAATCGGTATGCCTCATCTGCTGGCGACCCATACCGTTGTGCTATATCGCTATCTAAAAGAGCATGGGCTCACCATGAGTTTAACGCCCAATTCAGGCACCCACGTACTGGCGATTGCCGTCGCGCCACCTAAATCCCCAAGCTTTATTAAGAGTAAGAGTAATAGAGCCCAAGCGGCGGCTTTCGAACAGTCCTTACCCTGGGCTGATGTGGTTGAGACGGGGGGATTTGGGCATGTGGCCTGGTATTCAAAAGATGTGATACCTTGGGAGCATGGGCATGTGGAATGTATTGCTTTGGCAACTGATGCTGCGATTAAATATAAGCGTCAGGCGGTCCATGAAGTGATGGATTATATTCATAAGGCG
Coding sequences:
- a CDS encoding ABC transporter substrate-binding protein; translation: MSASVRSPHRFITYLAFVITLFFVLAVSASAHAADKKVIKALYIPLADHYASIVAYERYREEMKYADYQIEQMKNWDLLRAYFQSGEVDMAYVMSPLAMDMFSEKPHFRWIGLMHRDGNALAINDLLNEQVKLPAVRHERKPDDKVAKALKQVFESTGRATEIGMPHLLATHTVVLYRYLKEHGLTMSLTPNSGTHVLAIAVAPPKSPSFIKSKSNRAQAAAFEQSLPWADVVETGGFGHVAWYSKDVIPWEHGHVECIALATDAAIKYKRQAVHEVMDYIHKAGEDIEVARAQGGEALEEIVKLVRKHIPAHTREAIIASLDPDLRVINYQNLNVDKPGLKLIMDLAVEGGIIKNVIDIDKFADEGFSRNDLTGVSQAQLNR